One Canis lupus familiaris isolate Mischka breed German Shepherd chromosome 20, alternate assembly UU_Cfam_GSD_1.0, whole genome shotgun sequence genomic region harbors:
- the KXD1 gene encoding kxDL motif-containing protein 1: protein MDPPDSASRVFCSRILSMVNTDDVNAIILAQKNMLDRFEKTNEMLLNFNNLSSARLQQMSERFLHHTRTLVEMKRDLDSIFRRIRTLKGKLARQHPEAFSHIPEASLLEDEDEDLIPPSTTTTIATSEQSTGSCDTSPDTVSPSLSPGFEDLSHVRSSSPAINGRSQTDDEETPGE, encoded by the exons atggaCCCCCCGGACTCGGCCTCGAGGGTCTTCTGCAGCCGCATCCTGAGCATGGTGAACACAGATGACGTCAATGCTATCATCCTGGCTCAGAAGAACAT GCTGGACCGCTTTGAGAAGACCAACGAGATGCTGCTGAATTTCAACAACCTGTCAAGTGCCCGCCTGCAGCAAATGAGCGAGCGCTTCCTGCACCACACAAGGACCCTGGTGGAGATGAAGCGAGACCTGGACAGCATCTTCCGCAGGATCAG GACGCTGAAAGGGAAGCTGGCCAGGCAGCACCCGGAGGCCTTCAGCC ATATCCCAGAGGCATCCCTCCTGGAGGACGAGGATGAAGACCTCATCCCGCCCAGCACCACAACCACCATTGCCACCTCGGAACAGAGCACGGGTTCATGTGACACCAGTCCTGATACCGTCTCACCCTCCCTCAGCCCTGGCTTCGAGGACCTCTCCCATGTCCGCTCCAGCTCCCCTGCCATCAATGGCCGCAGCCAGACAGACGATGAGGAGACACCGGGCGAGTAA
- the FKBP8 gene encoding LOW QUALITY PROTEIN: peptidyl-prolyl cis-trans isomerase FKBP8 isoform X1 (The sequence of the model RefSeq protein was modified relative to this genomic sequence to represent the inferred CDS: deleted 1 base in 1 codon), translating to MASCAEPSASGPEPTAPPPAGVPPLEDFEVLDGVEDAEGEEEEEEEEEEEDLNELPPLEDVGQPPLEEAEQPGALAREFLAAMEPEPEPAPAPDEWLDILGNGLLRKKTLVPGPPGSSRPAKGQVVTVQLQTSLENGTRVQEEPELVFTLGDCDVIQALDLSVPLMDVGETAMVTADSKYCYGPQGSRSPYIPPHAALCLEVTLKTAVDGPDLEMLTGQERVALANRKRECGNAHYQRADFVLAANSYDLAIKAITSSAKVDMTFEEEEQLLQLKVKCLNNLAASQLKLDHYRAALRSCSLVLEHQPDNIKALFRKGKVLAQQGEYSEAIPILRAALKLEPSNKTIHAELSKLVKKHAAQRSTETALYRKMLGNPSRLPAKCPGKGAWSIPWKWLFGATAVALGGVALSVVIAARN from the exons ATGGCATCCTGTGCTGAGCCCTCTGCCTCAGGGCCTGAGCCCACTGCCCCACCGCCTGCTGGGGTCCCACCACTTGAGGACTTCGAGGTGCTGGATGGGGTGGAAGACGCAGAGGgcgaggaggaggaagaggaggaggaggaggaggaagacctGAATGAGCTGCCACCACTTGAAGATGTGGGGCAGCCTCCACTGGAGGAGGCTGAGCAACCTGGGGCCCTGGCCCGAGAGTTCCTGGCCGCCATGGAACCTGAGCCCGAGCCCGCCCCAGCTCCGGATGAGTGGCTGGACATCCTGG GGAATGGGCTGTTACGAAAGAAGACGTTGGTCCCAGGCCCACCTGGCTCGAGCCGCCCAGCTAAAGGCCAGGTGGTCACTGTACAGCTGCAGACCTCGCTGGAGAATGGCACTCGGGTGCAGGAAGAGCCAGAGCTGGTGTTCACCTTGGGCGACTGCGACGTCATCCAG GCCCTGGATCTCAGCGTTCCACTCATGGATGTGGGGGAGACAGCTATGGTCACTGCTGATTCTAAGTACTGCTATGGCCCCCAGGGCAG CAGGAGCCCATACATCCCCCCACACGCGGCCCTGTGCCTGGAGGTGACCCTGAAGACTGCCGTGGATGGGCCTGACCTGGAAATGCTCACAGGCCAGGAACGTGTGGCTTTGGCCAACCGGAAGCGGGAGTGTGGCAATGCCCACTACCAGCGGGCC GACTTCGTGTTGGCGGCCAATTCCTACGACCTCGCCATCAAGGCCATCACCTCTAGCGCCAAAG TGGACATGACAtttgaggaggaggagcagctccTACAGCTGAAGGTGAAATGTCTGAACAACCTGGCGGCCTCACAGCTGAAGCTGGATCACTACCGTGCAGCGCTGCGCTCCTGCAGCCTTGTGCTGGAGCACCAGCCTGACAACATCAAGGCTCTTTTCCGCAAGGGCAAG GTGCTGGCCCAGCAAGGGGAGTACAGTGAGGCCATCCCCATTCTGAGGGCAGCCCTGAAGCTGGAACCTTCCAATAAG ACGATCCACGCAGAGCTATCGAAACTGGTGAAGAAGCACGCAGCCCAGCGGAGCACGGAGACTGCCCTGTACCGGAAAATGCTGGGCAACCCCAGCCGGCTGCCTGCCAAGTGTCCtggcaagggtgcctgg TCCATCCCCTGGAAGTGGCTCTTTGGGGCGACTGCTGTTGCCCTGGGGGGCGTGGCTCTCTCTGTGGTCATCGCTGCCAGGAACTGA